DNA from Fusarium falciforme chromosome 7, complete sequence:
GCCGCATCTCTGCCATCTTTTGGCCGAACCCCTACTTCGATAAATTCGCCATTGCTGCCATTGTTTCGCTTGCAGTCAGCATCCTCGATGGACCACTGATCCAGAGAGCCTCTTCTGCTACGATGAAGGAATTCGGGCCCTCATCTATTCCTGCCAAGGTCGACGTCTCAAATGCCTCGTTCCCATCCGACTTTAGCTCCGTTGGCCTTATAACCACCGGACCTCAGATCCTCACGCCGCTCTTTAGCAACATCAGCCGTGCTTATTCCAACCGAGACGACATTGTATACCCATCGACGGGTGCAAGACGAACTCTACATGCGCGTTTACCTTGCCAGCCCCTGGCTTCGACGTGAGCTGCATCGAAATCCTTCGGCCCTACAACTTTTCCAAACTCGCTTCTGCTGGTTCTGGCAATGAAGTCAGCAACCCCTCCCGTTCTGGTATCAATAACCAGATCACCCTTTTCAATGTCTCAGTCAGGTTGGGGGAAGACAGCGACACGATAAATACAACTGTCATGTACAAGCCAGAGGCGTCAAAAGACGGAAATGTGACCCATCGAGAATGTGTGCTGCGTCTAGCTACAGTCGCATATCCCATCACCGTCAGGGATGGTGTTGTTTCGTTGAAGAGCTGGCAATTGAACCAGAATGAGACTCTCGAACTTGCACAACCTTCATCCGGCCGCCAGGACTCTCTCTACCAGACTGGAAGTTCCGACAATTTGCAGACCATGCTCGGAGGTTTCTTCTATATCTTGAATTCCCTCTACACTTCATACGCCGTGCTCCGTCAAGGGGGGAACACGAACGTACCTTATATCCTCAATGCGACTGGACAAGCAGCCAGCAACTACCTAAACTCGGATAGATCGACCTACACCAACTGGACCATGACGTGGGAGGATCCCACCGCCGACATTGTCAACACGGCCCGTGAGCTGATGCTTCGCAGCGCCATCGCCTACTCGGACTTCAACCGCACGGCTGTGATGCCGCAGGAGCTCACGGTACAGAGGACGGAGGTATTGAGTGCCTACAAGAGCGACTACATATACTTGGCAATCACTCTGGCCTGCATGGTTCTACAAGCACTAATCATTGCTTTTCTGCTGCTTGGGTGGCGTCATCTCGGTCGAGAAGTATCGCTAGACGCGTTCGAAGTCGCGAGAGCCCTCGGAGCACCCTTGCTCCAGGGCGGCAGCTCGAATAGCCACATTCACAAGGCGCTGTCGCCGTTACGCAACCACAGGCTCCGTTATGGCGAGATCAAATCTGCGGCAGGCCAGGTTCAGGCGGATATAAATGATGTAACCCAGCAGAAATATGGATATTTCAGCTCGCAGGAAGGGATGCAGTTGATCGGGTCAGAGGGTGGATATGAGTTGCAGTCCCAGGGCGGAGAGAGACCCAAGTTAGCTCTTGGCCTGGAAGAGCACGTCGGAGATTTGAGGCCTGATGCCTTGTACTAATGAGCTAAGGCATCGTGCATGGTGGGATCAGTCGAGCTATGTCTTTTCCTGTTGTtgctgatggcctcttttgAAGACGTCATTGAGGAAGGGGAACAATGGTGCGAACACTCGAACTGCGGAAAAGCTAGATAGACTAGATGCTGGTGATGGAGTTAGGGCCCCTCTAAGTCCGGAATAGATCATTGCCTTTATCCGGTTAGTTACATTAATATCATTCATGCGATCATCCAGTCGAATGTGCTCCCAACCGTACCTAATTATACTTGGCCGAGCGATGTGGGATGTGGAATGTGGGATGCGGGATATTGTCATCCGCCGCTCGAGTCGAACCTAACCAACGAGGACCAAGGCCTTGCTCAGGGTTTAAAACTTTGGCAATGCACCCTATGGTAATTACCAGGGTGACGTAGTACTACGAGAGACTGAGGAGTCAATCCTTGTATGGTCAAGATCAAGTATCGAGAACGACTTGCGCGGACAGATGACGCCAGCAAACGCGTCTAAAAGCATGTCAATACTCGATCCTCGGTCTTTTTATATACGCAGTAGAAGATTTAACTCCGAAAGTTCCGTGTCAGGGGAAGGGAGGAGCAGTATATATGCTGCGACCAGCAGCCAGTTCTGTGAGTCCTGCCAAAGTCTGTTCTTACATGCTCATTTACAAGGCAACATCTACCACGTCCTCGAGTTACAAAACTCACAACATGCGCCTTTTCACTGCTTTTCTGGGCCTCACTGCTCTGGCCCAAGCCTCCCAGGACAAGCCAAAGTCGTACGAATACATTGTCGTAGGATCTGGGCCTGGTGGCGGTCCTCTTGCCGCCAACCTCGCACGCAGCGGTCATTCTGTCCTTCTCATCGATGCTGGCGACGACCAATTTGGCAATGAGAATTCTCACATGGTGTACAACAATACGCCCGCCATCAACGACCCCCTCACCAGGTGGGACTTTTTTGTTTCCCGCGACACACCCGAGATCGACGCTGGGTACGAATTCACAACCTGGCGACAGACTAACGGCGAATTTTACGTGGGCTTGGATCCCCCTCGAGGTGCAAAGCGTCTGGGCGTCTACTACCCTCGCGCTGGAACCATTGGTGGTTGCGCCATGCACAATGCCGCCTCTCTTGCACTGCCCGCTGATGCAGATTGGAGAGATATTGTTGCTATTACTGGCGATGCAGACTGGTCTGTCGAAAATATGCGGAAGCACTTCATCCGTCTTGAACGATGCAACTATATCCAAAATGGAAGCGACCCATCTCACGGATTCACTGGGTATCTCGACACTTCTCAAGCACATCACGACTGGGCCCTCAACCGATCGGACCTCACAACTCTTGCTTCCTACTTTTCCAACTCCCTTGGAGGGCTTGAGACGGGAAAGCCACTGTACGAGCTGCTTGGTCGAGATATAAATGCCAACGATCCCAACAGAGATGAGTTTGTGGGTGTCATTACACCACATACTCATTCCAGAAACGGCGTGCGGTCTAGCCCACTGAACTACATCCGTGACACCCTGGCAGATGCTAGGCGATATCCCCTCACCGTTCAGACACACACCCTCGTTACCAAAGTCCTCTTCTCGGACGCGAAttccaagaacaaggagcCAAAGGCCATTGGCGTCGAGTATCTTCAAGGCCAGAGTCTCTACGCAGCCGACCCACGCCAAAAGCCACAGTCCAAGGGCGTAAAAGGTCAAGTCTTTGCTACTCGGGAAGTCATCATCGCTGGAGGTGTCTTTAACTCACCTCAAATCCTCAAGCTGAGCGGTATTGGGCCGTCAGCCGAGTTGAAAAAGTTTGGCATCCCCGTCGTGAAGCATCTTCCGGGCGTTGGCACCAACATCAAAGACAACTACGAGGCCGTTCTGTATGGAACCTTTGCCAAACCCGTTACTGGCTTTTTTGACTTCTTCTACAAAACAGCCCTGGCACTTCGCGGCCGTGATCTCCAATTCTACTGTGGAAGCATGAACTTTATCGGCTTCTGGCCTGGCATGCCAGGTTGGAACAAGAACGAATTCGAGTGTGGCCTGATGCAGCTTCACCCACGCAACGTCAACGGCACCGTCAAGCTTCGATCCGCAAACCCCAGAGACGTTCCTGAAGTCCACCTCGGTTTCTTCCAAGAAGGAAATGACTTTGATTTGGAGTCAATGGTTGAGGGTATAAACTTTGTCAGACCCTTGTTCAACAACCTGACCGACAACACCTTTACTGAACTTCGACCTTGCGCTGCTGGCATCGAATGTACTAATGATTGGCAAAAGAATTACCTCCGCAGTCAGGCTCACTCTCATCATGCCGTTGGAAGCTGCGCGATTGGAGCAGACGACGATCCCATGGCTGTTTTGGACTCCAAGTTCCGAGTCAGGGGTGTTCGCAATCTGCGAGTTGTGGATGGATCTACTTTCCCTGTTCAGCCTGGTGCTGTGCCGGCGCTGTCTACGTTTATCATAGGGGAGAAGGCTTTCCAGGATATCATTACTAGTGTTCAGGTATTGGAAGGTTTTCAACTCGAAGGCAAACAAGTTGTTTAATCTGTTGGTCGCTAGCAGGAAGCACACCCTCTTGGCCAAGCGGGGATGTGAGGCTGCTATATTTCAGGAAGGTTCTCTTGTTGACCCAGTTTGACCGCTGATGCTATTTTTAATGAGTATATCTCCCTGCTCATTGAGTGTTTAGTCTTGTTCTCAAGCCGGTATGAAAACACCCATTCTTTGCCACCGCTGGCCCACTAACAATACAGTAGAGTATTGTTTAAATAATTCATGTTTGCATTCATGTTTCTATTTCCACCTAATCGTGTGCATGTTCCAGGACTCACTCAACTTTGCCATCGTCACCCTCACTCTTTCTTTGAAGGCCCCCCATGGCACTCCTTGATCATCATCGAGGCTCAACCAAAGCCAAGACGCAAAGCATTTCTCACCATGTCTAGACTTTACCCGCCGCCCGACGTACGGCATAGGTACACCGATCCCTTCCACTTCATGGCGGATACGACCATCAACAATGAGATTCGTGGCACGGATGAGAAACAAACTTTGATCGTATATGAGATGTGAAGCATCTACACAATTCACCGCCTCCAGTCCGTTGCTTTCTTCATCGACGCAAACAGCGAAGAGAGCTTGCCCAAGGTTCGACACGCCGATGGAGGATACGATGACGGGTTTGTCAGAGACGCGAGCAACTGGTTAGGACCGTGGACTTAATGCGAATCGAAGATTGAGGTCCCCGATTTCGGCGACTTGAGATCCATTACCCGGTTCCAACACACCCTGGAGGGACAAGAAAAGCCCTCGGTCTTGGCCTGGCACCACCACTGGAGCCTCGGCTCCGAGCCCTTGTTCACACGCATCTCGGTCCAAAACGGATTCAACAAAATGAAAACAACTACATTAAGTGGTCAAATATCGGAGCTCCGCTTCCTAAAAGGGGGATTGTGCTTGAGTGGCTGGATGCCTGCAGGTggcaagagaagagaagcagaGGGGAGTCAGCTACGCAGGACCAAGAGCAGTTTTCGAGGCATGGCACGGCAGGCGTGCTTTCATGCCGCTCTGGGATGACGACTGGCCTTTTTTGATTTGTCAGTGCTCTCGAGGGTATGCTTATGACAGCGACGATGAATATGGTCCACGCGTACCACTTCGCAGTTGTAGTTGGAAATCACCGACTTGAACTAGTGAGGTTAAACTCAGATGTGGGGCCGGCGTTGTCGGTTGATCAGATGTTTCCCGGAGAAAGGATGGCATGGCAGTTTCTCTGGTGCCAGAATCGAGGCGGATGAGTTGCGTGTCTTTGAGGGATATTCTACGCATCGAATCAAGGCAACAACAATGTTTTCTGGACAGGTCTGCAAATAGCTCAAGTCAATTCATCCGGCTTTGAGAGAGTGTGCTTCCACGCGGAATAGACAGGCAGCAATATTGTCACAGTTATTGTTGCCCTGGTGACTATGAAATGGGTAACAAACCTGAGCTGAGCCACAAAGCCAGGCAACCACGGAGAGTGTGGGGGTCAAGGTTAACGAGACAAAGAAAACATAACAATTTATGGAGTGGCCGCCGATATTAACTGAGTTACAGGCAACAGTTCAAGATACCATGTCGCCTCTGCCACCTACCTACTGAAATGCATTCATGCGAACCCAGACATCTTGTATCTTGACAAAGGACAACTTATTAGCGTCTAATACAAGACTTTGCACCGTTGACAGTACAAAGATAATAGAAGAATGAACTAGTATGATAGATAGCCCTCCCAAGTCAAAGTCAGCCGTCTTTGAAAACTAAAGCCGAGTCTGCCTAAGCACATGTCCTCGGGCGCTCCAGAGTGGCGGTGAACGGGGCTTGAAACCTAGCGACCACAATGGTTGAGAAATCAGCGCTTGAGAGAATAACTTTGCTAGTAATAGCTCATGGTGTCACATCCAGACTCTACACTGTAGAAGAATGAAATCAATCTTTTGactaggtaatattcttGCTAGCCTCTAAAACAGATGTAAAAGCAGTGCTGCTGGCAAAAGCGATCGTAGACATAAACACCCCGACTCCCCTCTTCACTCTTCTTAAACAGCTCGCAGCTTCGCCAGGACCCGATACTCGACGTAATCCTCTCCGTCAATCGTTATGACTGAACCCTGTGATGCCAGCTTTCCGAGCAGCGGGCCATGTGATTTCCGCTGATACACCACGTCTCCGTTGTACGCCGCATCCTCCCTCGGTCTTATCTGCAGGGCAACCTGATCAGGCCAGGTCTGCGTGTCTTGAGCCATCTTGTCGTGCGCCTCGCCGCCTATACTGGGCGTGGGCGTAGGCGTGGTCCTCTTCCATTTGATCTGCAAATCAGCGCGCTCCTGCGCATCCTCTGCACGGGAAATCTCAATATCAGCGCGATCCTTGATGCGCTGCAAAAGTCCAGGAACTCGTCTCTTGGCGGGAATGGAACGTGGTCTCTTGGAGAGGGGGTCTCTGCTGAGTGAGGAAGAATCTTTGTCAGACTTTGTTCCGCCGCTGCCGCGGGTACGCCGCCGGAGCTTGGGATTGCCGTTGATGATGGGCTGCTTGGCAAGCGCGGAATCCGCGGGACCATGAGTGGGAGATTCTTCTTGGGACTTGGGCAGCACGACGATGACGGGTGATGAGGCGTCGGTGCTATCGCTTGGGTCTGGCGTGGATGCTTCTTGACTGGTTTTTGCCAGCGAGGTGTCTATACGACACTTGCGAGATCTCGTCAGACGCATTTTGCGAGTGTGATTAATGACTAGAGTCAAGTTGATCTGGATGAGAGTCAGTAAAGATCATGCAAGTTGCATCCTCAAAGCAGCGTCTGATGCGTGATCAATTGCCTCTGCCATGTGTGTGATGATGACAAGACGGTCGGAAGCCCGGCATATGATGAAAAGCATCAGAAGAGATTGCTATCATGCCTGAGGCAGCGTCAAACAAAACAGACAAAGTGTTTGCAATGCGCAGTCGCTGCCTTGAGAGGGGAACATTTGGCTTCATCAACGCGTCGTCACTCAAACGTTCATGTCCCAGCAACGAACGACAGAACGCATCAGGGGACGAGTCAAGGGGGAAGACAACACATACATACCGACAGAGAAGAAGACTCACTGATACTCtaggagaaagaagaggcGACTGCGTCTACGGCAGACAAAAGGGCAAGGAAAGATAACGTCAGTCAAAAACTTCAAGCCTCAATTTCTTGACTTTGAGCTGCCTTTGGGGAGGGAAGCACAAGAAAGACCCAAGGCAAGCCCCAGGTGCTGCCAAAAAGTGGATCATAATTATTCCGTAGATGCCCGcggcgagacgagacgataTTAGCCGGCTCTCGGCGGACGGATGCAaccaaggaaaaaaagagtcGTATATTGCGCGTTAGTCATTATATCACATAAGCTGTAATTTACTGTCCTTGTCTATTGTGTAGACTATTCTATTGAGAGAGATCAAGAACGTATTCTCAATCACAGGCGCTGTACACACACTCACACTCAACCTTGGCCCAGAAAACAAACCACCTTCTCAACTAGGACTTCCACATGACTAGCCCCAAGATTGACGGTGAATGATGTGATGTGACAATTCAGCTCAGAGAGTAGACATGCCACGCCCCGAAAGAGGGGCCAGCGCAGCCCCTGCAAGGTAGGTCTGCCAAGCGTCAAAGCGAAAGGACGAGAACCAGCCACGATGCTCGTATTTGCTGACCAGTTCCGAGCAGTGCGACCGGCGAATACTCTCGGTGCTCTCTGCTACAAATAATCTCACCTTGACGCCTTTCATCTTGCGAAATGGAACATCCCAACTCTCCCTTGGTTATTGTCTCGGCTTCTTCGCCATGCTCTCTCACTAGTCTGCTTTAGCGAAACTTGGCTTGAGAACCCGGCCGCCAAATCTCTTGTCTAATCTCTCTCAGCTTCACTACGGGAATGCTTTGATACGCCTTGCGCCCCCTCCTGCAATCAGCCGTGCGCCACTGCAGGTCATTGAGACGCGGTCACAGGTATTACAGCGTCGTCATTTGTGATTTCTCAGATTCCGgaaattactatatatctCTCCAGAAGACTGATTCCCCGCTCAACCGTGGAGGAATAGCATCCAGACTCACTGTTGGAGATCTTATCAGCTCGGCTGAATGGGGTATCGCCAGCCATGAAGCCTCGGAACAGCCGGCTGGGCTCGGAGTAGTCAAGTTTAACCTTGCAAGGATTGACCGCGCGCTCACTTTGATGACTCTGAATAAATATTGAGCAATCACCTCTTGCCACGGGTTCGTCAGAAGCCAAGTAATCACTAACCAGTAATCAGCTGCATCTTCAGTTAGAGACACCATCGCCCCAGGCACCGACGCAGTTCACGACTTTTGGTGAGTGACGCGCAGGTACATAGAGAGCTGTATTGAAGAGGCAGCGGGTTCCCCAACTCCATCTACCAATGGTTTGTTTGGTAACTGCAACAAAGGGCAGCATACGCAAAGTTCGTGGTTTACTCCGCACGTTTACAAGAGTTGGGCACCTCAGAAATGCCGCCTTTATTATTGACATCAATGACGTCTCCAAGAGGAGTCACAAGGCACAATAATGCCGCCTTTATCTACAGGTCGGCCACTTGCTTAATTCCTTGCGAAGGTTACTCAACAGCGTCGAATGCGCTGGCTCTTAGAACCTTTTACCAGAAGTGACAACAAGCATCAAACTGGTATCAGCCTACAATTCACCTTTGTGGCCACTTCCCTTACCCCTCAACAGTTAAGCTCGACTGCCTTCCCATCAGCAAAGCTTTTTTCTTCAGGAGGCATTTCTCCCCGTTTCAGCACTTATCTTCCACCAGCATTGTAAGGTCCGCTATAGCAGTGTGACAATACACCCTCTCAACCATACCTTATAACTTCACAATAAAGACAATATTTCTCAAACCAAGCAATGGCTTGGGCTTTGTTTCCGAGTCATGTTACCCCAGATGTCGACGTAATAGGTGGATCCCAATGCAGCCGTTTGTAAAGTTATGGTGGCAATATGAGTGGTGTGTTTTTCCGATACTAACCGCCCAACACCTTTGCTTCCATAGTCTTGCCGAGGattctctcttctttgtgTATCACATATCAATCCGCGTCGACTAAAAGTTGAGGTCAAGGTTCTCCAACGCAACCGATCCAGTATAAAATAGTGCGTTTTGTGAACGTAAGGACCACTTCAAGCCTAATGCAGGTGATGATATCATAGAATCCGTCGCTCCCTTCTTAACTAGGCAATCAACCAGGAGTCATCAAGCGCCATCGGCTAATCGAAAAGATATGAGATGGCCAGTGTCCACCATCTATCActtggctcagttatcccacaAGAAGGCCCAGACTGGCTAGTTGTCACGAAGGGTTGGAAACGATGAGACCCACGTTTCCGCGCTTCCGCCCTGCACGACCATTCAACATGAAGGCAAATGGGGGTCTTACTGTTACCGGCAGGACTGATGGTGGCTTTTGATAGGAAAAGCCGAGACATAAGGGCAGAGCTAGAACGACGAGTCTATACATAACTACACCCTCCGTAGCACTGTGTTCTGCTTCCCTTGCTCTAGGTAACTTCATACTGACTTGGCCCTCAGCTTTCGTCCGCCACTGCTTAACTGCGTCATCAACCTCAAGCATTCCTAATGTCAAAACTcttatattacctctttCGCTTCCCTTGTGATCTATACCTCTAGGGCAGGTCAGTCTTTGCTCGAAATCCACTACAGATGTTCCCCTCGTCATCTATCTAATTAACAACCCAGTTTCGTCCTGAGAGTGCTGGTTGATCCCTCTCTTGAACTTCTCTTGCTCGTTCTTCTAATTCTTCCCTTGTGCGCAGTCGGAAATCACCCTCGTTGTACCGATTAGTTTCGAGCCATATATGGATAATCTGAATGTTCCGGAAAGGTTCCATGATCTCTAGAGCTTCATCCAAGTCAGTCCAAATCCCCATCTCTTCAACAATGATGTTTTTAAAATGGTCAAGCTGCCGGCCATAATCTTCTCTTAGCTCGTCGGCGTGGTCTGAGGCAGCGAAATGAAGCCAAAGAATGTCAATCTCAGGATGCAAAGCCAGACTTGACCATACCAAATCAGGATGTTGTTGGCGAACATATCGGGAGCGGAccgtattattaatttcgtCGTGAACCGCACCGACGCCCTGCTCTGGTTCACATATCGGCCTTCTCACTCAAGTTTAGGACATCTTGTTGTAGAAATGTCAACAATCTGCATGACACGCGAAGGTAATATCACCATGTGGCACGACAACGGGCGATCTGAATAACCCGGGGCTCCCGGTCTGTTTGTGCCAATGACAAGCGAACCCCCAGAGCTCCGTGCCCTAAACCTTGGCAATCAGCAAGCGATAAAGAGTGCTCCCTGTCATCCCACCTTCATTTTGGTTCATGGAGACGGTTTATGATGATAAAAGGCTATCAGATGGCTTTGACAAAATGTCGCAGAAATGCATGCATGACGTAGAGACAGCATGAAGTGCGAGATTTAGTTGCTCAAACCAAGTGCGTGACCTTTAGGGTTATTTAGGGTCAATGCGGCACATCCAATGGGAGAAATTGCCTTTTACACGTCTTGGAACTGGCATCAAATCGGGCTCGGACCGAGGAGGttcatggccttgagccAGGCAGCGATCCCAAAAATGGCTCGCGCGGACACCTCAGCCAAAGCTTAGCTCGAGCTCAGCCCACCCCAGCCTGGACTCAGAACTTCTCAGCCTGAGCTTGGCACTAACTCAGCTTAAACCGGCAAGGGCTTAGGTAACTGTAGGAATAGGAATAGATTTCCATATGCTTGAGTGTTGTCTCGGAGTACGTATTCCAGCATTCACTCAGCCATCTATAAGACATTTAACATTTGCTTTGATTCTATTAATCCGCTAGCAGTGAAATGGTATCTCATTTTATAGAACGGAAGAGCTTCAGTCTTGCCTCTTTGCAGATCCGCCTACACTAACAAAAGGCAGCTCGCCAAGTCCGTGAGTCGGGACGTTGGCAGACCTCCCGACAGTCGTTCATCTGGGGAGGTAATCAAGGTGCTGTAAGTCCATCGTGCCAAGGTATCTTTCGGCTCTGGTCCTACTGATTGTCAAGGGCCTAGGACTATCCTCCTTGCTGCCAAGGGACTCAGTCCTTGTCACAATCAATTTGACAAACGGATGGATGTCAGCCTTGAGTTAGTGGACATTTGACACGTAATCATGTCGTCCAAAGTAAAAAGATGTGAAACGATGCCTCTCGTCAAATCATCGGCAGACAAATGATAGGTCGATCCTTCTCATTGCGGTATCACGAGTCAAGTCGGCTTGTACAACCACAGAATGTGGGCAGGAGCACATGATCATCATCAAAACATCACACATTTTCCTGTGAGACAGCGTCTTTACTTATTCTCTGCTCATTTATCAAGTCTCATTATTCGTGGAGAACCCTTCTTGCGGTCAAGGTGCATGATTGTGCGTTGAATCTATCACCGTGAGTAACGGACAAATTCGAGCATATATTCTCGCTGACACCGcagcctcttcatcttcaactctCGCAGGTCCATGCTATCCTCCTCTGCCCAAAGGACGATCAACCACTGCTACGGCACTGCACCTCCCACCTTCAGACGCGACGAATCGACAACATGTGCACCACAACAATCACAAGATTCTACTGCATCGTATGCAGCTATCTCGTCTCATTCGaacaagacgaagaagagtgCGAATATGTCAACAGCAAAACTCCACAGGAGTGCAAACTGGCCATCAAAATCAAGCAAAAGAGCGTCGACCCACAGCAATGTCACAAATGCGAAGCAAAACTACACAAGAAAAAGCAACCCGTGAAgtgagctcgaggctggtcAGGGAAATACCTATTCAATTATCGCTTTGGTAGAGCTAGGTGAATTATCAAGTCATCCTTTCGCACCTAAAAGCCAAGATTGGCAGTCATTTGTTCCTGTGGGAGTAAGCCTGCCCATTCTGGAGGCTGTTGTTGTCGCTTCTTCATCATGTAGACTTCCTTTGCAATGTGTTTTACTTGAGATCCCAAATGTTGCGCCACGGACCACATTTCGGCGTACTTGACAAGGGCTCCAATGTTGAGACGGATGTTTTGACGTagatcctcgtcgtcttgggCTACAAAGGCCAGTGACCATTTGCTAAGATGGATTGTTGAGGAGAGCGTCACCATGTAGGCAAAAAAGTGGGTGTGTGTAAGCAGAGAAACACGGTAGGTGATCAACTTGCTGAGCTCCCTCGCAGCTCGAATCGTGCGTATTGTGTGTAGGTTGAAAACATCGCTAGACAGAGCCGGCGTGTTGGGTTGGCATGCCTTGATGTAATATGTCGAGGACGGATCCAGTTGCGAGTGAGGCTGGTGCAGAAGAATATTGATGGCGTGCCACATCATGAGAGCCTGGAACATCATCTCATCCAGTTCACCATTAAAGTGAGCATCGTGCTTCGAAGCTGGCAGACGAAGCTTCCAGTTAGCGAGGAGCTTGTCGATGTGGTCAACTTGTGTTGGCATTCTCTGGAGCGTGCCCAAGAAGCAGGCACATTGGATGCGGTAGGTGTACGATGAGAACGGCGTGCCATCAAACAAGCCAATGTTTTCCATGTCTTGTGGATGCATTGGAGGGGGTATTTGCTAGATTTTGTGAGCATACGGTCAAGGCAGGGCTTTATGAAGCGACTTACTCCTGTGAGATATTGGTACTCTTCGCAAGGCAGAGCAACATCCGTAGGGACATCATACAGAGCAAAGCTGTTTGTCTGATGTACACCCGACATGAGAGCATCCACCACGTAGAGCTCCCACCATGTCCTCCGCCAGCTTTCTTCTAGAATCGGCATTCCTCGTCCGTTGGCAGTCGCAAATAGATGCGTGTTCATGCCGATTTGGACAGAAATATCCCGCGCCTCTGCCATGAGCTTTCTGaccttttttctttgccGGTTGCCGTCAAGTCCGATGACGAGAAGTAACCTGGCCTGCACCAAGAAGCCATCTTTGAGGGGGTTGCCGTCTACTAGGCGGAACGCGTCCTTGAAGAGGCTGTGAGAGGTGTCTTGCTCGATATATAGAGAGCCAACCCAGCGCATAGCTGCGAGAAGAGGTTCCAGTGAATTATCCTGTACCAAGACGAGAAGAGGCTCCTTAGGCGGTACAAATGGATGAGCTGCATGGAAATTCTGATAGAACGAGTCGAGGTACCTCTCTCTCAGAGGGAGCATCCGTGGTACTTCAAAGCCAAAGCCCACGTCCAGTTCGTCTACACCACCAAAAGGACTCTGAAATGCGAAAGCAGGCAAACCAGCTGACGCAGTAGTTTGAGCAAAGGTCGTAGTTG
Protein-coding regions in this window:
- a CDS encoding Zn(2)-C6 fungal-type domain-containing protein, yielding MDPLWPDYGAPTEYFLSQDNPLLVSAAPNSQLPPGFEGPAPVTLPSTGPRMAVATREIATRANLPSVPSACLACRSKHLKCDGKRPCSRCSTSSLDCVYVASRRGYKGRKRTATQVASRLAATANPVPIAALTKPIIGPAPPAPSLEFPAIFDPSMFSGIDPIYPGINTSFPTTTFAQTTASAGLPAFAFQSPFGGVDELDVGFGFEVPRMLPLRERYLDSFYQNFHAAHPFVPPKEPLLVLVQDNSLEPLLAAMRWVGSLYIEQDTSHSLFKDAFRLVDGNPLKDGFLVQARLLLVIGLDGNRQRKKVRKLMAEARDISVQIGMNTHLFATANGRGMPILEESWRRTWWELYVVDALMSGVHQTNSFALYDVPTDVALPCEEYQYLTGQIPPPMHPQDMENIGLFDGTPFSSYTYRIQCACFLGTLQRMPTQVDHIDKLLANWKLRLPASKHDAHFNGELDEMMFQALMMWHAINILLHQPHSQLDPSSTYYIKACQPNTPALSSDVFNLHTIRTIRAARELSKLITYRVSLLTHTHFFAYMVTLSSTIHLSKWSLAFVAQDDEDLRQNIRLNIGALVKYAEMWSVAQHLGSQVKHIAKEVYMMKKRQQQPPEWAGLLPQEQMTANLGF